The Methylobacterium currus genome contains a region encoding:
- the dnaA gene encoding chromosomal replication initiator protein DnaA, translating to MRVDGSLAEGVGSGRGGNGDDGRGEIAGAEIAGAWQRVKRRLRAELGEDVFASWFARLELQEVSGGVARLTVPTRFLKSWIESHYIDRVLATFRSEADGIESLEVGVRGAMAPARPGAAAAAKPAPSPRPVSSPSPAAEAPEPERTARGSAPEGDLGGAPLDARLTFESFVVGRSNALAHAAAERVARHDGGPALYNPLYFHAGVGLGKTHLLHGIGHAVKHAGRRVIYLTADRFMYGFVNALKTQSALAFKEKLRAIDVLILDDVQFIQGRSIQAEFGHTLNALIDAGRQVVVAADRPPTELEALDERVRSRLAGGLVVEIGTLDEALRASILQSRLEAVRASHPAFEVGPAVAEYVAKAITANGRDLEGAVNRLLAHATLTGAPVTLDTAETAIRDLVKNREPKRVKIEDIQKLVASRYNVSRSDILSERRTAAVVKPRQIAMYLSKVLTLRSLPEIGRRFGGRDHTTVLHAVRKIEKAIGEDTALCDEVELLKRMLQD from the coding sequence ATGCGTGTGGACGGCAGCTTGGCGGAAGGGGTCGGCTCCGGCCGTGGCGGCAACGGCGACGACGGCCGCGGCGAGATCGCAGGAGCCGAGATCGCGGGCGCCTGGCAACGGGTGAAGCGCCGCCTGCGGGCGGAACTCGGCGAGGACGTGTTCGCGAGCTGGTTCGCCCGGCTCGAGTTGCAGGAGGTCTCCGGCGGCGTCGCCCGCCTGACGGTGCCGACCCGGTTCCTGAAGAGCTGGATCGAATCGCACTACATCGACCGGGTGCTCGCCACCTTCCGCAGCGAGGCCGACGGCATCGAGAGCCTGGAGGTCGGGGTGCGCGGCGCGATGGCGCCGGCCCGCCCCGGAGCCGCCGCGGCGGCGAAGCCTGCGCCGAGCCCGCGCCCGGTGTCGAGCCCGAGCCCGGCCGCCGAGGCGCCCGAGCCCGAGCGCACCGCCCGTGGGTCTGCGCCGGAAGGCGATCTGGGCGGCGCCCCCCTCGACGCGCGCCTGACCTTCGAGAGCTTCGTGGTCGGCCGCTCGAACGCGCTCGCGCATGCCGCCGCCGAGCGGGTCGCCCGGCACGATGGCGGGCCGGCGCTCTACAACCCGCTCTACTTCCATGCCGGCGTGGGCTTAGGGAAGACGCACCTGCTGCACGGCATCGGCCACGCGGTGAAGCATGCCGGACGTCGGGTGATCTATCTCACCGCCGACCGCTTCATGTACGGCTTCGTCAACGCGCTGAAGACCCAGAGCGCGCTGGCCTTCAAGGAGAAGCTGCGGGCGATCGACGTCCTGATCCTCGACGACGTGCAGTTCATCCAGGGCCGCTCGATCCAGGCCGAGTTCGGCCACACCCTCAACGCGCTCATCGATGCCGGGCGCCAGGTGGTGGTGGCGGCCGACCGGCCGCCGACGGAGCTCGAAGCCCTCGACGAGCGGGTGCGCTCGCGCCTCGCCGGCGGCCTGGTGGTCGAGATCGGCACGCTCGACGAGGCCCTGCGCGCCTCGATCCTGCAATCGCGGCTGGAAGCCGTGCGGGCCTCGCATCCGGCCTTCGAGGTCGGACCGGCGGTCGCCGAGTACGTCGCCAAGGCGATCACCGCCAATGGCCGCGACCTCGAAGGCGCGGTCAACCGGCTCCTGGCTCACGCCACGCTCACCGGCGCCCCCGTCACCCTCGACACCGCCGAGACGGCGATCCGCGACCTCGTGAAGAACCGCGAGCCGAAGCGGGTCAAGATCGAGGACATCCAGAAGCTGGTGGCGAGCCGCTACAACGTCTCGCGCTCCGACATCCTCTCCGAGCGCCGCACCGCCGCGGTGGTCAAGCCGCGCCAGATCGCCATGTACCTCTCCAAGGTGCTGACGCTGCGCTCCCTGCCGGAGATCGGCCGGCGCTTCGGCGGGCGCGATCACACCACGGTGCTGCACGCGGTGCGCAAGATCGAGAAGGCGATCGGCGAGGATACGGCGCTCTGCGACGAGGTCGAGCTCCTGAAGCGCATGCTCCAGGACTGA